One genomic window of Micromonospora sp. WMMD1128 includes the following:
- a CDS encoding universal stress protein yields MNEEILVGYDGSADASVALRWALDEAGRSGRPVRLAYVFEWLTVAGWIGPGVAPGIWPDEHARGQVEELVRKAAADAAAERPGVTVHGEVFDGPPALVLQERSAEAGMLVLGSRGHGGFGGLLAGSTAVSVTAHAHCPVVVVRDGQVATSGPVVVGTDGSEPALRALGFAVERAAQRDVPLRVLRAWDPPRDRWASPGFDPEESTGIERAAVEAELAPWRETFPDVPVEISAVPGSAASLLVEASRSAQLVVVGSRGRGGLRGMLLGSVSQQLIQHAACPVAVVRE; encoded by the coding sequence ATGAACGAGGAGATCCTGGTCGGCTACGACGGCTCCGCCGACGCGTCGGTGGCCCTGCGCTGGGCGCTTGACGAGGCCGGCCGCTCGGGCCGGCCGGTGCGGCTGGCGTACGTCTTCGAGTGGTTGACCGTGGCCGGCTGGATCGGTCCCGGTGTGGCCCCGGGGATCTGGCCGGACGAGCACGCCCGGGGGCAGGTGGAGGAACTGGTCCGCAAGGCGGCGGCGGACGCCGCCGCCGAACGGCCCGGCGTCACCGTGCACGGTGAGGTGTTCGACGGCCCGCCCGCGCTGGTGCTCCAGGAACGCTCCGCCGAGGCGGGGATGCTGGTGCTCGGCAGCCGGGGGCACGGCGGTTTCGGCGGCCTGCTCGCCGGCTCCACCGCGGTCTCCGTCACCGCGCACGCCCACTGCCCGGTGGTGGTGGTCCGGGACGGCCAGGTCGCCACGTCGGGGCCGGTGGTGGTCGGCACGGACGGCTCCGAGCCGGCGCTGCGGGCGCTCGGTTTCGCCGTGGAGCGGGCCGCTCAGCGGGACGTGCCGCTGCGGGTGCTGCGGGCCTGGGATCCGCCACGCGACAGGTGGGCGTCGCCGGGCTTCGACCCGGAGGAGAGCACCGGGATCGAGCGGGCCGCCGTCGAGGCGGAGCTGGCCCCGTGGCGGGAGACGTTCCCGGACGTGCCGGTGGAGATCTCGGCGGTCCCCGGCAGCGCGGCGTCGTTGCTGGTGGAGGCGAGCCGGTCGGCGCAGCTCGTGGTGGTCGGCAGCCGCGGCCGGGGCGGCCTGCGCGGCATGCTGCTCGGTTCGGTGAGCCAGCAGCTCATCCAGCACGCCGCCTGCCCCGTCGCCGTCGTCCGGGAGTAA
- a CDS encoding heavy metal translocating P-type ATPase — translation MGTEPRECVPERPARARRAVTAEWVPLALLTLAVLGGAALWFAGARGVAGLVWAAVTVFALVPAAWSVLRQLWRRQFGVDVIAVLALLGALLVREYLAGAVIAVMVATGRALEEYARRRATRDLRALLERAPRQARRRTPGGGIEVVPLDRVAAGDRLVVGPGDVVPVDGTVEEAATLDESVVTGESRLVGRAAGEQVASGVVNAGAGFGLRASRNAAESTYAGIVRLAGEATARKAPMVRLADRYAAGFVPFTLLLAGLAWLLSGEFVRAVAVLVVATPCPLLLATPIAVVSGLSRVARRGVLVRDGGSLEQLGRARTLLMDKTGTLTVGRPRAAETVVAPGGDRDEVLRLAASVEQLSPHVLAAALVRQARERGLPLAEPTGVTEEPGRGVAGRVDGRTVRVGQLDGEPPPWADRARERAELSGRSTVWVSDERGPLGAILLEDPVRPDARRTVRRLREAGLTRLIMVTGDRPRTARQVAQVVGVDDVIARCSPREKADRVRAESARAVTVMVGDGVNDAPALAEAHVGVAMGATGATASADVADAVLSVDRLDRLADAVEIARYARRVAVQSATVGMGLAVLAMLVAAAGRLPPVAGAFLQEGIDVLVILNALRALGGGLRRREVPPHTRELLDRYEREHGGVRDVLARLRDTADLVATRPDAPECGPALRDVHRRLVDEVLPHEEAEERQLYPALAGPLGSDEATSTMSRAHVEIVRLVERIGGHLATLDGRLPAQEVPDLLAALYGLDAVLRLHLAQEEEDFFSLNPADRPA, via the coding sequence GTGGGAACCGAACCGCGCGAATGCGTACCCGAACGGCCGGCCCGGGCCCGGCGGGCCGTGACCGCCGAGTGGGTCCCGCTGGCGCTGCTCACGCTGGCCGTGCTCGGCGGCGCGGCGCTGTGGTTCGCGGGCGCGCGGGGCGTGGCCGGTCTGGTCTGGGCCGCGGTCACCGTGTTCGCCCTGGTGCCGGCCGCCTGGTCGGTGCTGCGTCAGCTGTGGCGCCGGCAGTTCGGCGTGGACGTCATCGCCGTGCTGGCCCTGCTCGGCGCGCTGCTGGTGCGGGAGTACCTGGCCGGGGCCGTCATCGCGGTGATGGTCGCCACCGGGCGGGCGCTTGAGGAGTACGCCCGTCGCCGGGCCACCCGCGACCTGCGGGCGCTGCTGGAGCGCGCGCCCCGGCAGGCCCGCCGGCGCACCCCCGGTGGCGGGATCGAGGTGGTGCCGCTGGACCGGGTGGCCGCCGGCGACCGGCTGGTGGTGGGCCCCGGTGACGTGGTGCCGGTGGACGGCACGGTCGAGGAGGCGGCCACGCTCGACGAGTCGGTGGTGACCGGCGAGTCGCGGCTGGTCGGCCGCGCCGCCGGCGAGCAGGTGGCAAGCGGCGTGGTCAACGCGGGTGCCGGTTTCGGGTTGCGGGCCAGCCGCAACGCGGCGGAGAGCACGTACGCCGGCATCGTCCGGCTGGCCGGGGAGGCGACGGCGCGCAAGGCCCCGATGGTGCGGCTCGCCGACCGGTACGCGGCCGGGTTCGTGCCGTTCACGCTGCTGCTGGCGGGCCTGGCGTGGCTGCTGTCCGGCGAGTTCGTGCGGGCGGTGGCGGTGCTGGTGGTGGCCACCCCGTGCCCGCTGCTGCTGGCCACCCCGATCGCGGTGGTCTCCGGGCTGTCCCGGGTGGCCCGCCGGGGTGTGCTGGTGCGGGACGGCGGGTCGCTGGAGCAGCTCGGCCGCGCCCGTACCCTGCTGATGGACAAGACCGGCACGCTCACCGTCGGCCGGCCGCGGGCCGCGGAGACGGTGGTGGCGCCGGGCGGCGACCGGGACGAGGTGCTGCGGTTGGCGGCCTCCGTCGAGCAGCTCTCGCCGCACGTGCTGGCCGCCGCGCTGGTCCGGCAGGCCCGCGAGCGGGGCCTGCCGTTGGCCGAACCGACCGGGGTGACCGAGGAACCGGGGCGCGGGGTGGCCGGCCGGGTCGACGGCCGGACGGTCCGGGTCGGCCAGCTCGACGGCGAGCCGCCGCCGTGGGCGGACCGGGCGCGGGAGCGGGCCGAGCTGTCCGGCCGCTCCACCGTGTGGGTGAGCGACGAGCGGGGGCCGCTCGGCGCGATCCTGCTGGAGGACCCGGTCCGCCCGGACGCCCGGCGGACCGTGCGGCGGTTGCGGGAGGCGGGGCTGACCCGGCTGATCATGGTGACCGGCGACCGGCCGCGCACGGCCCGGCAGGTGGCGCAGGTCGTGGGCGTGGACGACGTGATCGCGCGGTGCTCTCCGCGGGAGAAGGCCGATCGGGTACGCGCGGAGTCGGCGCGGGCGGTGACCGTGATGGTCGGCGACGGGGTGAACGACGCGCCGGCGCTCGCCGAGGCGCACGTCGGGGTGGCGATGGGCGCGACCGGGGCGACCGCCTCCGCCGACGTGGCCGACGCGGTGCTCTCCGTGGACCGGCTGGACCGGCTCGCCGACGCGGTGGAGATCGCCAGGTACGCCCGCCGCGTCGCGGTGCAGAGCGCCACCGTGGGGATGGGGCTGGCGGTGCTGGCCATGCTGGTGGCCGCCGCCGGCCGGCTGCCGCCGGTGGCCGGCGCGTTCCTCCAGGAGGGCATCGACGTGCTGGTGATCCTCAACGCGTTGCGTGCCCTCGGCGGCGGCCTGCGGCGGCGGGAGGTGCCGCCGCACACCCGGGAGCTGCTCGACCGGTACGAGCGGGAACACGGCGGCGTGCGTGACGTGCTGGCCCGGCTGCGCGACACCGCGGACCTGGTGGCGACCCGCCCGGACGCCCCGGAGTGCGGGCCGGCGCTGCGCGACGTGCACCGCCGGCTGGTCGACGAGGTGCTGCCGCACGAGGAGGCGGAGGAACGGCAGCTCTACCCGGCGTTGGCCGGCCCGCTCGGCAGCGACGAGGCGACCTCGACGATGAGCCGGGCGCATGTGGAGATCGTCCGGCTGGTGGAGCGGATCGGCGGGCACCTGGCGACCCTGGACGGCCGGCTGCCCGCGCAGGAGGTGCCCGACCTGCTGGCGGCGCTCTACGGACTGGACGCGGTGCTGCGTCTGCACCTGGCCCAGGAGGAGGAGGACTTCTTCTCCCTCAACCCCGCCGACCGCCCCGCGTGA
- a CDS encoding phosphoketolase family protein, with protein METALDLHSPLTDDDLRRLDAYWRAANYLTVGQIYLLDNPLLREPLRPEHIKPRLLGHWGTSPGLNLLYAHLNRVIVDRDLSAIFVTGPGHGGPALVANTWLEGTYSELYHHIPRDESGMQRLFRQFSFPGGIPSHVAPEVPGSIHEGGELGYALSHAYGAAFDNPDLLVACVIGDGEAETGPLAGSWLSNVFLNPARDGAVLPILHLNGYKIANPTVLDRIPAEDLLDLMRGYGYHPYVVEGDDPTAVHHLLAATLDRAVDEIAEIQRRARSGGDVERPRWPMIVLRTPKGWTGPADVDGKQVEGTFRAHQVPISEVRDNPAHLAELERWLRGYRPEELFDATGGPVAELAALPPTGDRRMSANPVANGGKLLRDLDLPDFRDYGLDIEEPGGTVAGATGTLGPWVRDVITRNPETFRLFGPDEVASNRLGAAFEVTDRAFVGRREPGDDHLSPDGRVMEVLSEHLCEGWLEGYLLTGRHGLFTSYEAFIHIVDSMVNQHAKWLKVTRHIPWREPIASLNYLLSSHVWRQDHNGFSHQDPGFIDHVANKKAEVVRVYLPPDANTLLSTMDHCLRSRHYINVVVAGKQPAPNWLTMDEAVQHCRRGLGIWDWASTDDGAEPDVVLACAGDVPTLETLAAADLLRQHLPDLKVRVVNVVDLMRLQPPSEHPHGLPDNEFDTIFTRDKPVIFAYHGYPWLIHRLTYRRTNHENLHVRGYKEEGTTTTPFDMVMLNDLDRFHLVIDVIDRVPGLRSRAAHLRQEMVDTRQSCRDHTREYGEDDPRVAEWRWIRETEPALRTGEREQ; from the coding sequence ATGGAGACCGCGCTGGACCTGCACAGCCCCCTGACCGACGACGACCTGCGCCGGCTGGACGCCTACTGGCGGGCGGCGAACTACCTCACCGTCGGGCAGATCTACCTGCTCGACAACCCGCTGCTCCGCGAGCCGCTGCGGCCCGAGCACATCAAGCCGCGGCTGCTGGGCCACTGGGGCACCAGCCCGGGCCTCAACCTGCTCTACGCGCACCTCAACCGCGTCATCGTCGACCGGGACCTGTCCGCGATCTTCGTCACCGGCCCCGGCCACGGCGGCCCCGCGCTCGTCGCCAACACCTGGTTGGAGGGCACCTACAGCGAGCTCTACCACCACATCCCGCGGGACGAGTCCGGCATGCAGCGGCTGTTCCGCCAGTTCTCCTTCCCCGGCGGCATCCCCAGCCACGTGGCGCCGGAGGTGCCGGGTTCGATCCACGAGGGCGGCGAGCTGGGGTACGCGCTGAGCCACGCCTACGGCGCCGCGTTCGACAACCCGGACCTGCTCGTCGCCTGCGTGATCGGCGACGGCGAGGCGGAGACCGGCCCGCTCGCCGGGAGCTGGCTGTCGAATGTGTTCCTCAACCCGGCCCGGGACGGGGCGGTGCTGCCGATCCTGCACCTCAACGGCTACAAGATCGCCAATCCGACCGTGCTGGACCGGATCCCCGCCGAGGACCTGCTGGACCTGATGCGCGGCTACGGCTACCACCCGTACGTGGTCGAGGGCGACGACCCGACGGCGGTGCACCACCTGCTCGCCGCGACGCTCGACCGGGCGGTCGACGAGATCGCCGAGATCCAGCGCCGGGCCCGTTCCGGCGGCGACGTCGAGCGCCCCCGCTGGCCGATGATCGTGCTGCGTACGCCGAAGGGCTGGACCGGGCCGGCGGACGTCGACGGCAAGCAGGTCGAGGGGACCTTCCGCGCCCACCAGGTGCCCATCTCCGAGGTACGCGACAACCCGGCGCATCTGGCCGAGCTGGAGCGCTGGCTGCGCGGCTACCGGCCGGAGGAGCTGTTCGACGCCACCGGCGGCCCGGTCGCCGAGCTGGCCGCGTTGCCACCGACCGGCGACCGGCGGATGAGCGCCAACCCGGTCGCCAACGGCGGCAAACTGCTGCGCGACCTGGACCTGCCGGACTTCCGCGACTACGGGTTGGACATCGAGGAGCCGGGCGGCACGGTGGCCGGCGCGACCGGCACGCTCGGCCCCTGGGTCCGCGACGTGATCACCCGTAACCCGGAGACGTTCCGCCTGTTCGGCCCGGACGAGGTCGCCTCCAACCGGCTCGGCGCCGCGTTCGAGGTCACCGACCGCGCGTTCGTCGGCCGCCGGGAACCCGGCGACGACCACCTCTCCCCCGACGGCCGGGTGATGGAGGTGCTCTCCGAACACCTCTGCGAAGGCTGGCTGGAGGGCTACCTGCTGACCGGCCGGCACGGCCTCTTCACCAGCTACGAGGCGTTCATCCACATCGTCGACTCGATGGTCAACCAGCACGCCAAGTGGCTCAAGGTGACCCGGCACATCCCCTGGCGGGAGCCGATCGCCTCGCTGAACTACCTGCTCTCCAGCCACGTCTGGCGGCAGGACCACAACGGCTTCTCGCACCAGGACCCGGGCTTCATCGACCACGTGGCCAACAAGAAGGCCGAAGTGGTCCGCGTCTACCTGCCACCGGACGCCAACACGCTGCTCTCCACCATGGACCACTGCCTGCGCAGCCGGCACTACATCAACGTGGTGGTGGCCGGGAAGCAACCCGCGCCGAACTGGCTGACCATGGACGAGGCGGTCCAACACTGCCGCCGTGGCCTGGGCATCTGGGACTGGGCCAGCACCGACGACGGGGCCGAGCCGGACGTGGTGCTCGCCTGCGCCGGCGACGTGCCGACGCTGGAGACCCTCGCGGCGGCCGACCTGCTGCGCCAGCACCTGCCCGACCTGAAGGTGCGGGTGGTGAACGTGGTCGACCTGATGCGCCTGCAACCGCCCTCGGAACACCCGCACGGCCTGCCGGACAACGAGTTCGACACCATCTTCACCCGCGACAAGCCGGTCATCTTCGCCTACCACGGCTACCCGTGGCTGATCCACCGGCTCACCTACCGCCGGACCAACCACGAGAACCTGCACGTACGCGGCTACAAGGAGGAGGGCACCACCACCACGCCGTTCGACATGGTGATGCTCAACGACCTGGACCGCTTCCACCTGGTCATCGACGTCATCGACCGGGTGCCCGGGCTGCGGTCACGCGCCGCCCACCTGCGCCAGGAGATGGTGGACACCCGCCAGTCCTGCCGCGACCACACCCGCGAGTACGGCGAGGACGACCCCCGGGTCGCCGAGTGGCGCTGGATCCGCGAGACCGAACCGGCCCTGCGGACCGGTGAGCGGGAGCAGTGA